The DNA segment agagaaatattcagCTTATttccccgcaacgcgggcggggcaaaaactagtttatataaatttgtaaagttatacataaaaagtccaatccgattaatccctaggcggtgCCTCACCGTCCGACTAGCGCATAGCGTCTAATGATTCTTACAATACTAGGCTCGGGAATCGAACTGACAACCTCACACATGGCCTAGTTCAAATCTTTCATTGCCTATATCCACCTCAAAATGACACAAGTGAGAAACTGAATTAGGTGGAGTCCTACCACTAGGCCACAAATGGAGGGACATAGTCTGACATTGTCTTAATCCCATTATTCTTGGTTGATTCataaaataaactatttttataaatatatgcCTAACATATCGAATCATCGACGTCCGACCCGACCTGACCCGAATCGAATCACCGACGTCCGACCCGAACATATCACCTCGAAACAACGCGATAGAAATTTTTTTTAGGTCTGGTACCTTCCGACCccccggtggaaattttcaagcttcgccactggctTTATGGTCATATAACTTTACGTATTTTGACATATAGcccctctatctttcactagtttttatttattcctaaagagtaaattgccattttggtccctgtggtttggtcacttttgccactttagtccaaaactcaaacgttttgcatctgggtccccgtggtttcagttttagtgccattttggtccaaaaaatgaaattaggtcatatttgtcttataaaatcctgctattttgtcattttccacagcggcaaaatgatcatttcatttttataaataaataccatattttataagacaaatatgacctgatttcccCTTGAGGAAAGTGACAAAATTGcaagattttataagacaaatatgacctgatttcatttttggaccaaaatggcaataaaactgaaaccacagggacccagatgcaaaaagtttgagtttcggactaaagtggcaaaagtgaccaaaccacagggaccaaaatggcagtttactcattcCTAAAACTTGTAAAACTTACATAAAAAAGTGTAAAATTAATGAGTACATGTTAACATTTAACCCCCATTATTTTTACTAGTTTACATTTGGTCATTAAGTTTATAAATCTTtacataaaaaatatttttttttaatttttttttgcagtACATTCAGCGTACCCGTATCTTGATTTTTGAGTTTTGCCGTTCCCCGTATCCGTATAGTCCCCGTACCCCAGTCCCGTACCCGTTTCCGTgctaattttttttgaacggctgaAAAGGAACCGCGTGAATGTCGGGCCGGGTTCCGTGCTACATATGATCTCATTTATGTCCACTTATATTGATTTTGAAATTACCGGTCACCTTCCAGGGTTTACTTGGACTAATTCAGCGTCAATAAGTTTATTTGTTCATTCAAAGATCTCATTTATGTCCACATATATTGATTTTGAAATTACCGGGCACCTTCAAGAGTTTACTTGACTAATTCAGCGTCAATAAATGTTGGATTTGACTTATGTGTTTACTTGACTTTGCCTTTACATGGAATATAATTAAATACTTGGAGCTTAACTAAACATCACTCCATTTTATCTTGTAAATTACAATCAAGAGACGATTTTTACTCAACCAATATGACTACTAGACTTTCGTTTTCTAGTTTCTCTTCTTGTCACTTGTGCCTTCTTGTTGTTCTAGCCTTGTTTCGTTCATGCTCATCCAAACAAAACTCTGAACCTGTATTATGCATTGACGCCGAGAGACAAGCACTTCTCCGGTTCAAGCATGGCTTGACTGATGAAACTCATCGACTTGCATCCTGGGTTGCCGAGAACAAAGATTGTTGCAACTGGTATGGGATTACTTGTGATAATTCTACAGGTCATGTTCATCGGGTTCATCTTCCTGGACATGGTGGTCATTGTCCTGCTTATTCAGTTAGTTACTTCACTGAAAAAGAATACACAGACGCATCAAAACAGAGATTGAAAGGGGATATAAGTAGATCCTTGTTGGACCTAAAGCAACTCAAGCATTTGGACTTGAGTTGCAATGATTTTAGAGGGATCCAGGTTCCTAAATTCATTGGTTCTCTtcaaaaccttaaatatcttaACCTTTCGAATTCCAAATTTGGTGGAACTATCCCTCCACAACTAGGGAATCTTTCAAACTTGAACGTCCTTTGTCTTGGAAGTTTTCACGAATTCAACTCAACGAGGAATCAACAAGCGTGATGAAAATGCAGTGGTTGTCTGGTCTCGGTATGTTGCATCACCTGGATATGAGTGGTGTGGACCTTAGCAAGGCAGTTGATTGGCTTCAGGTGATCAATACCCTTCCTTCTTTGGTTGAACTACATTTATCTAGTTGTGCACTCTCAGATATCCATCCATATGTTCATCGTCTTAATCTAACGTCCCTTTCCTTACTTGATCTTTCTGGTAACTATTTTTATATATCCGTGCCGCCACAGTGGATATCTAGTATGACCAGTCTGGTTTCTTTAGATTTAAGTATGAGCTTTCTTGGCCCTCTTCCTAGCTTCCGCAATTTGACATCTCTTGAATTTCTTTATCTGAATGGTAACAATTTGATGAACTCCTCATTAGTATTAGAAGAATTGTCCAATAGTAACCTCATCTCATTAGGTATTAGTTCTTGTGGTATTTCAAGTTCACTTATCGATTCACTTCACAACTTAACCTCTCTTCTTAGCCTTGACCTTTCATACAATCAACTCACCAGGATAATACCTAAATCATTAGGTAACCTTTGTAATATAAGAGAGATTGATTTGTCACGTAATAGTTTTGGTAATATTACTCTAACATATCTTCTTAAAAGTTTTCTTGAATGCAAATCACCTACCTTAGAGTCATTGTCCTTGCGTGGGAACTATATAGATAGTATAATTCCTCTTACTATAGGACAATTATCTCTTCTAAGGACGTTAGATATTAGTCTAAACCAAGTTTCTGGTCCCATACCATACTCAATGGAGCGGTTATCTTCATTGGAGGTGTTGGATCTTTCAGATAACCGCATAAACGGCAGCCTTCCCAATTGGATTGGACGACTATCGTCATTGAAGGAGTTAATTCTTTCAAATAACCAACTAGATGGCAGCCTTCCTGATAGCCTTGGTCAACTTTCAAAGTTGAATTCTTTAGGTTTTTCTAACAATTCGTTGACGGGTGTTGTGACAGAATCTCACTTTGCAAAACTAGTGAGCTTGAATTATCTAGATGGAGCAGGAAACAACTTAACTTTCAGACCGCAAATTTGAAAGCTGGATTCCCGCTTTCCAGTTGCGGGAACTTTATTTGAACTCTTGGGTTTTAGGGCCTGACTTTCCATTGTGGTTGCAATCACAAAAGAAATTAACGGAACTGGACATAAGTAACACACACATTTCATCACCCATGCCGGAGTCATTTGTTGATTCATTTCCCAATCTTGCTTACTTAGATATGTCAGAAAATCGCATCCAAGGAAATATAACGTTGTTGGTTATCCCTGCAACACTTGAGGAAGTCAACTTAAGCTTCAATGAATTGCTAGGATCCCTACAACATTTATTGTGTTCCAATGGTGTCACAAAAATAAAGTTTCTTAACTTGGGAAATAATAATTTGTCTGGCGTCATT comes from the Helianthus annuus cultivar XRQ/B chromosome 4, HanXRQr2.0-SUNRISE, whole genome shotgun sequence genome and includes:
- the LOC118491427 gene encoding LRR receptor-like serine/threonine-protein kinase GSO1, translating into MQWLSGLGMLHHLDMSGVDLSKAVDWLQVINTLPSLVELHLSSCALSDIHPYVHRLNLTSLSLLDLSGNYFYISVPPQWISSMTSLVSLDLSMSFLGPLPSFRNLTSLEFLYLNGNNLMNSSLVLEELSNSNLISLGISSCGISSSLIDSLHNLTSLLSLDLSYNQLTRIIPKSLGNLCNIREIDLSRNSFGNITLTYLLKSFLECKSPTLESLSLRGNYIDSIIPLTIGQLSLLRTLDISLNQVSGPIPYSMERLSSLEVLDLSDNRINGSLPNWIGRLSSLKELILSNNQLDGSLPDSLGQLSKLNSLGFSNNSLTGVVTESHFAKLVSLNYLDGAGNNLTFRPQI
- the LOC118491426 gene encoding receptor-like protein EIX2 — protein: MTTRLSFSSFSSCHLCLLVVLALFRSCSSKQNSEPVLCIDAERQALLRFKHGLTDETHRLASWVAENKDCCNWYGITCDNSTGHVHRVHLPGHGGHCPAYSVSYFTEKEYTDASKQRLKGDISRSLLDLKQLKHLDLSCNDFRGIQVPKFIGSLQNLKYLNLSNSKFGGTIPPQLGNLSNLNVLCLGSFHEFNSTRNQQA